A region from the Afifella aestuarii genome encodes:
- a CDS encoding Bax inhibitor-1/YccA family protein: protein MAEFDRQYQTVDRSSTVSRAGARAGIDEGLRAFMLGIYNNMAMGLAVTGVAAFATFYFAVDQTAGGAMLTPFGQAVYASPLKWVIMFAPLLFVFGFSAGINRMQPGTARMVFLAFAAVMGLSLSTIFLVFTGQSIVQTFFVTAAAFGGLSLWGYTTKKDLSGWGSFLVMGLIGIIIASIVNIFLASSALQFAVSAIGVLLFAGLTAYDTQRLKNTYDYVSGDTVAAGRASIMGALQLYLDFINLFMFLLQFMGNRN, encoded by the coding sequence ATGGCTGAATTCGACCGGCAGTACCAGACTGTCGATCGCTCGAGCACAGTATCCCGGGCCGGCGCCCGCGCTGGCATCGACGAGGGCCTGCGCGCCTTCATGCTCGGCATCTACAACAACATGGCGATGGGCCTTGCCGTCACCGGCGTTGCCGCCTTCGCCACGTTCTATTTCGCCGTCGACCAGACGGCGGGTGGCGCGATGCTGACGCCCTTCGGCCAGGCCGTTTATGCGAGCCCGCTGAAGTGGGTGATCATGTTCGCCCCGCTTCTCTTCGTGTTCGGCTTTTCGGCCGGCATCAACCGCATGCAGCCGGGAACGGCGCGGATGGTGTTCCTCGCCTTCGCGGCGGTGATGGGTCTGTCCCTGTCGACGATCTTCCTGGTCTTCACCGGCCAGTCGATCGTGCAGACGTTCTTCGTCACGGCGGCGGCCTTCGGTGGCCTCTCTTTGTGGGGTTACACCACCAAGAAGGATCTGTCGGGCTGGGGTTCGTTCCTGGTGATGGGCCTGATCGGCATCATCATCGCCTCGATCGTGAACATCTTCCTCGCCTCTTCGGCGCTGCAGTTTGCCGTCTCGGCGATCGGTGTCCTGCTCTTCGCAGGCCTCACCGCCTACGACACACAGCGGCTGAAGAACACGTATGATTACGTGTCCGGCGACACGGTGGCCGCGGGCCGCGCCTCCATCATGGGCGCCCTGCAGCTCTACCTCGACTTCATCAACCTCTTCATGTTCCTGCTTCAGTTCATGGGCAACCGCAACTAA
- a CDS encoding ABC transporter permease, producing the protein MTASSSPAPRRAPATTSLRFALRELRGGLAGFYVFLACIALGVAAIAGVNSVSRALTEGIAHEGRTILGGDISFSLIHRQANPDEYAFLMKAADDAGGTLALVSNMRAMARRLDGSDQTLVELKAVGPGYPQLGTFALAGGGDVQEALSPQNGVSGAVAAPELMERLNLSVGDEVALGATKVAIRGVAETEPDRLSDGIGFGPRLLVSEKTLEATGLVRPGSLITYEYRLILPGASDERLAALRDRADERFPEAGWRMRSRDNASPRLSDNIDRFAQFLTLVGLTALVVGGVGVGNAVASFVDLKRPSIATLKCLGASRSFVFRTYLTQILILAALGIAIGLAVGAILPFVALAALSNILPLSAVPALYPRELALAALYGLLVALSFSLWPLGRARDLKASSLFADRSAHFAAKPALSIRLLQLGLLAGLAAIAILLSADWHIAAWFVAGVIVVFFVLRLIAFAIVWAAAHAGTIRNTTLRLAIRNVQRPGALTGSVVLSLGLGLTLLVTLALIDTNMRAQLTGRIADEAPDFFFVDIQNAEREPFITLLRKAAPDGTIQTVPMLRGRITELHGTPASEIEPEEGSGWVLRGDRGITYSSDLPENSRIEEGEWWPEDYAGEPLVSFDGELARGLGLKLGDTVTVNVLGRSITAKIANFRSVEWESLAINFVMVFSPNTFAGAPHTHLATLALPEGSPEKISGNVLREVTNAFPGVTSVRVKDAIEAVNSVVRQLALAVRIAASLALVVSMLVLAGALAAGHRQRRQDAVILKALGATRRQLMTAFAVEYGLLGLATGFFALLAGAGAAWLVVSALMDFRFTLFPWVAAAAAVIALVVTIGLGLAGTWRILSVRPAPFLRNL; encoded by the coding sequence ATGACAGCCTCTTCCTCCCCCGCCCCTCGCCGCGCCCCCGCAACCACCTCGCTACGCTTTGCGCTCCGCGAGCTGAGAGGCGGTCTTGCCGGCTTCTACGTCTTCCTCGCCTGCATCGCGCTCGGCGTCGCGGCGATCGCCGGTGTCAATTCCGTCTCGCGCGCACTGACGGAAGGCATCGCCCATGAGGGCCGCACCATCCTCGGCGGCGACATCTCCTTCTCGCTCATCCACCGCCAGGCGAACCCGGACGAATACGCCTTCCTCATGAAGGCGGCCGACGATGCCGGCGGCACACTCGCGCTCGTCTCCAATATGCGGGCGATGGCCCGCCGTCTCGACGGCTCGGACCAGACGCTCGTCGAGCTGAAAGCGGTCGGACCGGGCTATCCGCAGCTCGGCACCTTTGCGCTTGCCGGTGGCGGCGACGTCCAGGAGGCGCTCAGCCCCCAGAACGGGGTTTCTGGCGCCGTCGCCGCGCCGGAGCTGATGGAGCGGCTCAATCTCAGCGTGGGCGACGAAGTGGCGCTCGGCGCCACGAAAGTCGCCATCCGCGGCGTCGCCGAGACGGAGCCCGACCGCCTCTCCGACGGCATCGGCTTTGGCCCCCGCCTTCTCGTCTCCGAAAAAACGCTGGAGGCCACAGGCCTCGTGCGCCCCGGCAGCCTGATCACCTACGAATACCGCCTGATCCTGCCCGGCGCTTCCGATGAACGCCTCGCCGCGCTCCGCGACAGAGCCGATGAGCGCTTCCCGGAAGCCGGCTGGCGCATGCGCTCGCGCGACAACGCCTCGCCGCGGCTGTCCGACAACATCGACCGGTTCGCCCAGTTTCTGACCCTCGTCGGCCTTACCGCCCTCGTCGTCGGCGGCGTCGGCGTCGGCAATGCGGTGGCAAGCTTCGTCGATCTGAAGCGGCCGTCGATCGCCACACTCAAATGCCTCGGCGCCTCGCGCAGCTTCGTCTTCCGCACCTATCTGACGCAGATCCTCATTCTCGCCGCCCTCGGCATCGCGATCGGCCTCGCCGTCGGCGCCATCCTTCCCTTCGTGGCGCTCGCCGCCCTCTCCAACATTCTGCCGCTCTCCGCCGTCCCCGCGCTCTATCCGCGCGAGCTGGCGCTCGCCGCCCTCTACGGGCTTCTCGTCGCTCTCTCCTTCTCGCTCTGGCCGCTCGGCCGGGCCCGCGATCTCAAGGCGTCCAGCCTGTTTGCCGACCGTTCGGCCCATTTTGCCGCAAAACCGGCTCTGTCGATCCGCCTCCTGCAGCTCGGCCTTCTCGCCGGCCTCGCCGCGATCGCCATTCTCCTGTCGGCCGACTGGCATATCGCCGCCTGGTTCGTGGCGGGCGTCATCGTCGTCTTCTTCGTCCTGCGCCTCATCGCCTTCGCCATCGTCTGGGCGGCCGCTCATGCCGGCACCATCCGCAACACCACCCTGCGGCTCGCCATTCGCAACGTCCAGCGCCCGGGCGCCTTGACCGGCAGTGTCGTTCTCTCGCTCGGTCTCGGCCTGACGCTCCTCGTCACGCTCGCCCTCATCGACACCAATATGCGCGCCCAATTGACCGGCCGCATCGCCGACGAGGCGCCGGACTTTTTCTTCGTCGACATCCAGAATGCCGAGCGCGAGCCGTTCATCACCCTCCTGCGCAAGGCGGCGCCCGACGGCACCATCCAGACCGTGCCGATGCTGCGCGGCCGCATCACCGAGCTTCACGGCACCCCGGCTTCGGAGATCGAGCCGGAAGAAGGCTCCGGCTGGGTGCTGCGCGGCGACCGCGGCATCACCTATTCGAGCGACCTTCCCGAGAATTCGCGCATCGAAGAGGGCGAATGGTGGCCTGAAGATTATGCGGGAGAGCCCCTCGTCTCCTTCGACGGCGAGCTTGCCCGCGGCCTCGGCCTCAAGCTCGGCGACACCGTCACCGTCAACGTGCTCGGCCGCTCCATCACCGCGAAAATCGCCAATTTCCGCTCCGTGGAGTGGGAATCGCTCGCCATCAACTTCGTCATGGTGTTTTCGCCCAACACGTTTGCGGGCGCGCCGCACACGCATCTCGCGACCCTCGCTCTGCCCGAAGGAAGCCCGGAGAAAATCTCCGGAAACGTCCTGCGCGAGGTCACCAACGCCTTTCCGGGCGTCACCTCCGTGCGGGTGAAGGACGCGATTGAGGCGGTCAATTCCGTCGTGCGGCAATTGGCTCTCGCTGTTCGCATCGCGGCCTCCTTGGCGCTCGTCGTCTCCATGCTGGTTCTCGCCGGCGCGCTCGCCGCCGGTCACCGTCAGCGCCGCCAGGACGCCGTCATTTTAAAGGCGCTCGGGGCGACCAGGCGTCAGCTGATGACGGCCTTTGCCGTCGAATACGGGCTTCTCGGCCTCGCCACCGGCTTTTTCGCGCTTCTGGCGGGCGCCGGCGCCGCCTGGCTCGTCGTCTCCGCCCTCATGGATTTCCGCTTCACGCTCTTCCCCTGGGTCGCGGCGGCAGCGGCCGTCATCGCCCTCGTCGTGACGATCGGGCTCGGCCTTGCGGGCACCTGGCGCATCCTCTCGGTGCGCCCCGCGCCCTTCCTCCGCAATCTGTGA
- a CDS encoding ABC transporter ATP-binding protein → MREPAILIDGAELTLGTGRSQVHVLRQASLVAAPGEMIGLIGPSGSGKSTLLMVVAGLERVDRGRVAVAGRDYSEMDEDALAAFRGDKIGFVFQAFHLMQTMTALENVAVPLELAGKSDAFARAEKMLARVGLGERLSHYPAALSGGEQQRVAIARALVTEPAILIADEPTGNLDEDTGREIADLLFETVREHATTLLLVTHDRALAERCDRTVRIASGHIEPVSGDKAVPARERAVASPA, encoded by the coding sequence GTGCGTGAACCGGCCATTCTGATCGACGGTGCAGAGCTGACGCTCGGCACCGGCCGCTCCCAAGTCCATGTTCTGAGACAGGCGAGCCTCGTCGCCGCCCCTGGCGAGATGATCGGCCTCATCGGCCCGTCGGGCTCCGGCAAATCGACGCTTCTGATGGTGGTCGCGGGGCTTGAGCGCGTCGACCGCGGCCGTGTCGCCGTGGCCGGGCGCGATTATTCGGAAATGGACGAAGACGCGCTCGCCGCCTTCCGCGGCGACAAGATCGGCTTCGTCTTTCAGGCTTTTCATCTGATGCAGACGATGACGGCGCTGGAAAACGTCGCCGTGCCGCTCGAACTCGCCGGAAAATCAGACGCCTTCGCCCGCGCCGAAAAGATGCTGGCGCGCGTCGGCCTCGGCGAGCGCCTCTCGCATTATCCGGCGGCGCTGTCGGGCGGCGAGCAGCAGCGCGTGGCGATCGCCCGCGCCCTCGTCACCGAGCCTGCGATCCTGATCGCCGACGAGCCGACCGGCAATCTCGACGAAGACACCGGCCGCGAAATCGCCGATCTTCTTTTTGAGACGGTGCGCGAACACGCCACCACCCTTCTCCTCGTCACCCATGACCGGGCGCTCGCCGAGCGCTGCGACCGGACCGTGAGGATCGCGAGCGGCCATATCGAGCCGGTGAGCGGCGACAAGGCAGTGCCGGCGCGCGAACGCGCCGTAGCGAGCCCGGCCTGA
- a CDS encoding arylesterase, which translates to MGGILGGGLVGTRAQAAEPVEIVAFGDSLTAGYGLASGAGFADQLQARLDEEGIAAKVINAGVSGDTATGGQQRLEWSVPETADAVIVELGANDALRGVDPKVTRAALTKIVTRLQERGQKVLLAGMYAPPNLGDEYGEAFNAIYPDLAKETGVLFYPFFLDGVALDDSLKQPDGLHPTKAGVTVIVDNILPKVKELIEEVREEQAPE; encoded by the coding sequence ATGGGAGGGATCTTGGGCGGCGGACTTGTGGGCACGCGGGCGCAGGCGGCCGAGCCCGTGGAGATCGTCGCCTTCGGCGACAGCCTGACGGCGGGCTATGGCCTTGCCTCCGGCGCGGGCTTTGCCGATCAGCTGCAGGCGCGTCTCGACGAAGAGGGGATCGCGGCCAAGGTGATCAATGCCGGCGTTTCCGGCGATACGGCGACCGGCGGGCAGCAGCGTCTCGAATGGTCGGTGCCGGAGACGGCCGATGCCGTCATCGTCGAACTCGGCGCCAATGATGCGCTCCGAGGGGTCGACCCCAAGGTGACGCGCGCGGCGCTGACGAAGATCGTCACGCGCTTACAAGAGCGCGGCCAGAAGGTGCTTCTCGCCGGCATGTACGCCCCGCCCAATCTCGGCGACGAATATGGCGAGGCTTTCAACGCGATCTATCCCGATCTCGCGAAAGAGACGGGGGTGCTCTTCTATCCGTTCTTCCTCGACGGCGTGGCGCTCGACGACAGCCTCAAACAGCCGGACGGGCTGCATCCGACGAAAGCGGGCGTGACGGTCATCGTCGACAACATTTTGCCGAAGGTGAAGGAGCTGATCGAAGAGGTGCGGGAGGAGCAGGCGCCGGAGTGA
- a CDS encoding DUF1223 domain-containing protein yields MRRVMHRYFRLLPFALPATLAVMLGAALVIAAAPARAESAQAATPGSGTKAVIELFTSQGCSACPPADAFLNELSTHDDLIILSLPVDYWDYLGWKDTLAQPENTARQRAYAAVRGDGKVYTPQMVVNGHGHYVGSNRHKITSLLATAHLPVSVSLSRSHERLNVDIGAGTPPQDGMVTVRLVTFLKKVDVPIRSGENRGRTLTYRNVVLDNEPIGMWDGNAMKLVLPTEAVMEGPGKGCAIILQIESDKGPGRILGAGTLRAEAQG; encoded by the coding sequence GTGCGCCGCGTCATGCATCGCTATTTCCGCCTGCTTCCTTTCGCCCTGCCCGCCACGCTCGCTGTCATGCTCGGCGCCGCACTGGTGATCGCAGCCGCGCCGGCCAGGGCCGAAAGCGCGCAAGCCGCCACACCCGGATCAGGGACGAAGGCCGTCATCGAGCTCTTCACAAGCCAGGGCTGTTCCGCCTGTCCGCCGGCCGACGCCTTTCTCAACGAATTGTCGACCCACGACGACCTCATCATCCTGTCGCTGCCGGTCGATTACTGGGACTATCTCGGCTGGAAGGACACGCTCGCCCAGCCCGAAAACACCGCCCGTCAGCGCGCCTATGCGGCGGTACGCGGCGACGGCAAGGTCTATACCCCGCAGATGGTGGTCAACGGCCACGGCCATTATGTCGGCAGCAACCGCCACAAGATCACCTCGCTGCTCGCCACGGCGCATCTCCCGGTCTCGGTCTCTCTCTCCCGCAGCCACGAGCGCCTCAACGTCGACATCGGCGCCGGCACGCCTCCGCAGGACGGCATGGTGACCGTGCGTCTCGTCACCTTCCTGAAGAAGGTCGATGTGCCGATCCGCTCCGGCGAAAACCGCGGCCGCACCCTCACCTACCGCAATGTCGTCCTCGACAACGAACCAATCGGCATGTGGGACGGCAACGCGATGAAGCTCGTTCTTCCGACGGAAGCCGTCATGGAAGGGCCCGGCAAAGGCTGCGCCATCATTCTGCAGATCGAAAGCGACAAAGGCCCCGGCCGCATCCTCGGCGCCGGCACGCTGCGCGCCGAGGCGCAGGGCTGA
- the acnA gene encoding aconitate hydratase AcnA: protein MTKSLDSFKARKQLEVDGRTYTYFSLTEAEKNGLDGVSRLPFSLKVLLENLLRFEDGRSVTADDIKAVAEWLKERRSSREIAYRPARVLMQDFTGVPAVVDLAAMRDATTHLGGDPNVINPLVPVDLVIDHSVMVDYFGTPESFEKNVEMEYERNGERYQFLRWGQGAFENFRVVPPGTGICHQVNLEYLAQTVWTREEDGETFAFPDTLVGTDSHTTMVNGLSVLGWGVGGIEAEAAMLGQPISMLIPEVIGFGLTGRLPEGTTATDLVLTVTQMLRKKGVVGKFVEFFGEGLSNLSLEDQATISNMAPEYGATCGFFPIDNDTLKYLKATGRDPHRVELVEAYAKAQGMFRFDDTPDPHFTDTLTLDLSTVVPSLAGPKRPQDRVPLTDAAGAFESALGELRGGKKSSQEPPESTGEARYMDEGAEGVMDVPSYPVEGMEYHLRDGDVVIAAITSCTNTSNPSVLIAAGLLARKAREKGLEVKPWVKTSLAPGSQVVTDYLAKSGLQEDLDALGFDLVGYGCTTCIGNSGPLPEAISATIAENDLVACSVLSGNRNFEGRVNPDVRANYLASPPLVVAYALAGSLRLNVTEEPLGEDREGNPVYLKDIWPSSQEVAEIVRQVISEEMFRTRYGDVFRGDKRWQGIKVEGGMTYTWPSSSTYVQNPPFFEGMDKTPKPVEDVEKARILGLFLDSITTDHISPAGAIKRDSPAGDYLVSHQVRPIEFNSYGSRRGNHEVMMRGTFANIRIKNQILSGVEGGYTRHYPSGEELPIYTAAMRYEEEGVPLVIFAGKEYGTGSSRDWAAKGTRLLGVRAVIAESFERIHRSNLIGMGVLPLVFKDDTSWQSLGIKGDEEVSIAGLTDIRPRSEVTAKITFADGRTEEVPLMVRIDTEDELDYYRHGGILHYVLRNLVSDKEAA from the coding sequence GTGACCAAATCTCTCGACAGTTTCAAGGCCCGAAAACAGCTCGAAGTCGATGGGCGGACCTATACCTATTTCTCTCTGACTGAAGCGGAAAAGAACGGGCTCGACGGCGTTTCCCGCCTGCCCTTCTCGCTCAAAGTCCTCTTGGAAAACCTCCTGCGCTTCGAAGACGGGCGCAGCGTCACCGCCGACGACATCAAGGCCGTCGCCGAATGGCTGAAGGAGCGCCGCTCCTCGCGTGAGATCGCCTATCGTCCGGCGCGCGTCCTCATGCAGGACTTCACCGGCGTGCCCGCCGTCGTCGATCTCGCTGCCATGCGCGACGCCACGACGCATCTCGGCGGCGACCCGAACGTCATCAACCCGCTCGTCCCGGTCGACCTCGTCATCGACCATTCGGTGATGGTCGATTATTTCGGCACGCCGGAATCCTTCGAGAAAAACGTCGAGATGGAATACGAGCGCAACGGCGAGCGCTATCAGTTCCTGCGCTGGGGCCAGGGCGCGTTCGAGAATTTCCGCGTCGTTCCTCCGGGCACCGGCATCTGCCACCAGGTGAACCTCGAATATCTCGCCCAGACGGTGTGGACGCGTGAGGAAGACGGCGAAACGTTTGCCTTCCCGGACACCCTCGTCGGCACCGATTCCCATACGACGATGGTCAACGGCCTCTCCGTTCTCGGCTGGGGCGTCGGCGGCATCGAGGCGGAGGCCGCCATGCTCGGCCAGCCGATCTCCATGCTCATCCCGGAAGTCATCGGCTTCGGCCTCACCGGCCGCCTGCCGGAGGGCACGACCGCGACCGACCTCGTTCTGACCGTCACCCAGATGCTCAGAAAGAAGGGCGTCGTCGGCAAGTTCGTGGAATTCTTCGGTGAGGGCCTGTCCAACCTCTCGCTCGAAGATCAGGCCACGATCAGCAACATGGCGCCGGAATATGGTGCCACCTGCGGCTTCTTCCCGATCGACAACGACACGCTCAAATACCTGAAGGCGACCGGGCGCGATCCGCATCGCGTCGAGCTGGTGGAGGCCTATGCCAAGGCGCAGGGCATGTTCCGCTTCGACGACACGCCCGATCCCCATTTCACCGACACCTTGACGCTCGACCTCTCCACGGTGGTTCCCTCGCTGGCCGGTCCGAAGCGCCCGCAGGACCGGGTGCCTCTGACGGACGCCGCAGGCGCCTTCGAAAGCGCGCTCGGCGAATTGCGCGGCGGCAAGAAGAGCTCGCAGGAGCCGCCGGAAAGCACCGGCGAGGCCCGTTACATGGACGAGGGCGCCGAAGGCGTCATGGACGTGCCGTCCTATCCGGTCGAGGGGATGGAATATCATCTGCGCGACGGCGACGTGGTCATTGCCGCGATCACCTCGTGCACCAACACCTCCAATCCGAGCGTTCTGATCGCCGCCGGGCTTCTCGCCCGCAAGGCGCGCGAGAAGGGCCTGGAGGTGAAGCCGTGGGTGAAAACCTCGCTCGCCCCGGGTTCGCAGGTCGTCACCGACTATCTGGCGAAATCGGGTCTGCAGGAAGATCTCGACGCGCTCGGCTTCGATCTCGTCGGCTATGGCTGCACCACCTGCATCGGCAATTCCGGACCGCTGCCGGAGGCGATTTCCGCAACCATTGCCGAAAACGATCTCGTCGCCTGCTCGGTCCTCTCGGGCAACCGCAACTTCGAAGGTCGCGTCAATCCGGATGTGCGGGCGAATTATCTCGCCTCGCCGCCGCTCGTCGTCGCCTATGCGCTGGCCGGCTCGCTCCGCCTCAACGTCACCGAGGAACCGCTCGGCGAGGACAGAGAGGGCAACCCCGTCTACCTGAAGGACATCTGGCCGAGCTCGCAGGAGGTCGCCGAAATCGTTCGCCAGGTGATTTCGGAAGAGATGTTCCGCACCCGCTACGGCGACGTCTTCCGCGGCGACAAGCGCTGGCAGGGGATCAAGGTCGAAGGCGGCATGACCTACACCTGGCCGTCCTCGTCCACCTATGTCCAGAACCCGCCCTTCTTCGAAGGCATGGACAAGACGCCGAAGCCGGTGGAGGACGTGGAAAAGGCGCGCATTCTGGGCCTCTTCCTCGATTCCATCACCACCGACCACATCTCGCCCGCGGGCGCCATCAAGCGCGACAGCCCCGCCGGCGACTATCTGGTGTCACATCAGGTGCGGCCGATCGAGTTCAACTCCTATGGCTCGCGGCGCGGCAATCATGAAGTGATGATGCGCGGCACCTTCGCCAACATCCGCATCAAGAACCAGATCCTGTCGGGCGTCGAAGGCGGCTACACCCGTCACTACCCCTCCGGCGAGGAGCTGCCGATCTACACGGCCGCGATGCGCTACGAGGAAGAGGGCGTGCCGCTCGTCATCTTCGCCGGCAAGGAATACGGCACCGGTTCGTCGCGCGACTGGGCGGCCAAGGGCACCCGTCTTCTCGGCGTTCGCGCCGTGATCGCGGAGAGCTTCGAGCGCATTCACCGCTCGAACCTGATCGGCATGGGCGTCCTGCCGCTCGTCTTCAAGGACGACACCTCCTGGCAGTCGCTCGGCATCAAGGGCGACGAGGAAGTGTCGATCGCGGGCCTCACGGATATCCGTCCGCGCAGCGAGGTGACGGCCAAGATCACCTTCGCCGACGGCCGCACCGAGGAGGTGCCGCTCATGGTGCGCATCGACACGGAAGACGAGCTCGACTACTACCGCCACGGGGGAATTCTGCACTATGTGCTGCGCAACCTCGTGAGCGACAAAGAAGCCGCATAG
- the ccmA gene encoding heme ABC exporter ATP-binding protein CcmA, with amino-acid sequence MSVNAEDLACERGGRPIFEGVSFSLSGGEVLAIIGPNGTGKSSLLRMIAGLLFPVAGSVTIKAGTLEEGFLHFLAYGDGLRSVFTVEENLKLWSRIYGGETGGEAIYDALEEVGLAHAMHLPARALSTGQRRRAGLARLVLSKRPVWLLDEPTSGLDRDGEAVLGGLMRTHLDAGGAIIAATHLTLPVPPTRTLELQ; translated from the coding sequence ATTTCCGTGAATGCCGAAGATCTCGCCTGCGAACGCGGGGGGCGGCCGATTTTCGAAGGCGTCAGCTTTTCGCTGTCAGGCGGCGAAGTGCTCGCCATCATCGGCCCGAACGGCACCGGCAAATCGAGCCTGTTGCGCATGATCGCGGGGCTTCTGTTCCCGGTCGCCGGTTCTGTGACGATCAAGGCCGGCACGCTGGAGGAGGGGTTTTTGCACTTCCTCGCCTATGGCGACGGGCTCAGAAGCGTCTTCACGGTGGAAGAAAACCTGAAGCTCTGGTCGCGCATCTATGGGGGCGAGACGGGCGGCGAGGCGATCTACGACGCGCTCGAAGAGGTGGGCCTCGCGCATGCCATGCATCTGCCGGCGCGGGCGCTCTCGACCGGACAGCGGCGACGTGCCGGGCTTGCGCGGCTCGTCTTGTCGAAGCGGCCGGTCTGGCTTCTCGACGAGCCGACGTCGGGCCTCGACCGCGACGGCGAGGCGGTGCTCGGCGGGCTGATGCGGACGCATCTCGATGCCGGCGGCGCCATCATCGCGGCCACCCATCTCACCCTTCCCGTGCCGCCGACCCGCACGCTCGAGCTGCAATGA
- the ccmB gene encoding heme exporter protein CcmB: MSAFSAIIGQTVKASFRAGGGALTGLLFFLTVVTVFPFGVGPDLNLLARIGPAVLWIGVLLSLLLGLDRLFGQDREDGALELIMVSGEPLALFVFARAAGYWLAHGLPIVVVAPILGLILNLDAVSLAAVTATLVVGSPALAMIGAVGGALTAGLARGGMLAAILVLPLSIPVLIFGVAAVNGAIADPDPFLAPFLILCAFTMFSAVLAPIAGAAALRLGLD, from the coding sequence ATGAGCGCCTTTTCCGCCATCATCGGGCAGACGGTCAAAGCGAGCTTCCGCGCCGGCGGCGGCGCGCTCACTGGCCTTCTCTTCTTTCTGACCGTCGTGACCGTCTTCCCCTTCGGCGTCGGCCCGGATCTCAATCTTCTCGCCCGCATCGGACCGGCGGTTCTGTGGATCGGGGTGCTTCTGTCACTGCTTCTCGGGCTCGACCGGCTCTTCGGCCAGGACCGCGAGGACGGGGCGCTCGAACTCATCATGGTGTCGGGCGAGCCCCTGGCGCTCTTCGTCTTCGCGCGCGCGGCCGGCTACTGGCTGGCGCACGGTTTGCCGATCGTGGTCGTGGCGCCGATCCTCGGGCTCATCCTCAATCTCGACGCGGTGTCGCTTGCCGCCGTCACGGCGACGCTCGTCGTCGGTTCGCCGGCGCTTGCCATGATCGGCGCGGTGGGCGGGGCGCTGACGGCGGGGCTTGCCCGCGGCGGCATGCTGGCGGCGATCCTGGTTTTGCCGCTCTCGATCCCGGTGCTGATTTTCGGGGTCGCGGCCGTCAACGGGGCGATCGCCGATCCGGACCCGTTCCTCGCGCCCTTCCTGATTTTGTGCGCGTTCACGATGTTTTCAGCGGTTCTGGCGCCGATTGCGGGCGCAGCGGCACTTCGTCTCGGCCTCGATTGA
- a CDS encoding heme ABC transporter permease has protein sequence MGAISSLANPTRFLSWSARILPFVTVLAVVTLAIGLYLSLVASPPDYQQGDSVRIMYVHVPASWLAMFCYLVMAGAALGTLVWRHPLADVSARAAAPIGAAFTFLALFTGSVWGKPMWGTWWVWDARLTSVLVLFIMYLGLLALWRAFDDPTRAAKVAAVLILVGFVNIPIIKFSVDWWNTLHQSASVIRLDGPSIAPSMLWPLVVMAVAYTLIFVALHLAAMRAEIYRRRARTTEILIAARRPSTAVRPAAAH, from the coding sequence ATGGGTGCCATCTCCAGCCTCGCCAATCCGACACGCTTCCTGTCGTGGTCGGCACGTATCCTGCCCTTCGTCACCGTTCTCGCGGTGGTGACGCTGGCCATCGGCCTCTACCTGTCGCTGGTGGCTTCGCCGCCGGATTATCAGCAGGGCGACAGCGTGCGCATCATGTATGTGCATGTGCCGGCCTCCTGGCTTGCGATGTTCTGTTACCTGGTGATGGCGGGCGCGGCTCTCGGCACGCTCGTCTGGCGCCATCCGCTCGCCGACGTGTCGGCGCGGGCGGCAGCCCCGATCGGGGCGGCGTTCACCTTCCTCGCGCTCTTTACCGGCTCCGTCTGGGGCAAGCCGATGTGGGGCACTTGGTGGGTGTGGGACGCGCGGCTCACCTCGGTTCTCGTGCTCTTCATCATGTATCTCGGGCTTTTGGCCCTGTGGCGCGCCTTCGATGATCCGACGCGGGCGGCGAAGGTCGCGGCCGTCCTCATCCTCGTCGGTTTCGTCAACATCCCGATCATCAAGTTCTCGGTCGATTGGTGGAACACGCTGCATCAATCGGCGAGCGTCATCCGCCTCGACGGGCCGTCGATCGCGCCGTCGATGCTGTGGCCGCTCGTGGTGATGGCCGTCGCCTACACACTTATTTTTGTCGCCCTGCATCTTGCGGCGATGCGTGCGGAGATCTATCGGCGCAGGGCGCGCACGACGGAGATCCTGATCGCGGCCCGCCGCCCGAGCACGGCCGTCAGGCCCGCCGCCGCGCATTAG
- the ccmD gene encoding heme exporter protein CcmD — translation MTHLPFILAAYGASALVLIGLIVWVVADTRIQKRRLNELEKAGPRRRRSTTQGL, via the coding sequence ATGACGCATCTGCCTTTCATCCTCGCAGCCTATGGTGCGAGCGCGCTCGTTCTCATCGGCCTCATCGTGTGGGTCGTGGCCGATACGCGCATTCAGAAGCGTCGGCTCAACGAATTGGAAAAGGCCGGCCCCAGGCGCCGCCGCTCGACGACACAAGGCCTATGA